A genomic window from Xenorhabdus cabanillasii includes:
- a CDS encoding ABC transporter permease — translation MNILSLLFNNTLTQVLRYILRFLRIPPLFVSSIIFPGLLLVFFYMMFSGAVLRYEQQEYIQRLLPGILVSSALLGSIPTAVSLQIEINTVMFQRIRSMPILWMSIPLGIVFYEAIRVLISSVFLILIGLTLGFSFKIAPLPLTSFMITLIFVPLTLSWFSLIIAMINNSTELLTILLNILFLLVIFGSQSMAPLNAFPEWIQPLIFHNPVSVFSETMRLAALGKEYSESLLTVIIYSVILLSIVVPVTCYVFSRKCKAA, via the coding sequence TATATACTGCGATTCCTACGCATACCACCTTTGTTTGTTTCCTCTATTATTTTCCCAGGTTTACTACTTGTATTTTTCTATATGATGTTTAGCGGAGCGGTTTTGCGATATGAACAACAAGAATATATCCAAAGGTTGTTACCTGGAATTTTGGTTTCCAGTGCTCTGCTTGGTTCAATACCTACTGCGGTGAGTTTACAAATTGAAATTAATACAGTGATGTTTCAGCGGATTAGGTCCATGCCTATTTTATGGATGAGTATACCCCTCGGGATTGTTTTTTACGAAGCTATTAGGGTGCTTATTTCATCAGTCTTTTTGATTCTTATAGGTTTAACATTAGGCTTCTCATTTAAGATAGCACCTTTGCCGCTCACTAGTTTTATGATTACGCTGATATTTGTTCCATTAACGTTAAGTTGGTTCAGTTTAATCATTGCAATGATTAATAATAGCACAGAGCTTCTTACTATCTTATTGAATATACTTTTTTTGTTGGTGATATTTGGATCTCAAAGTATGGCACCATTAAACGCATTTCCAGAATGGATACAACCACTGATATTCCATAATCCAGTATCTGTGTTTTCTGAAACAATGCGGCTTGCTGCATTAGGAAAAGAATATTCAGAGTCATTACTCACTGTAATTATTTATTCAGTCATACTTTTGAGCATTGTAGTACCAGTTACTTGTTATGTTTTTAGTCGCAAGTGCAAAGCTGCCTAG